In Verrucomicrobia bacterium CG1_02_43_26, one genomic interval encodes:
- a CDS encoding orotate phosphoribosyltransferase → MNTMQEATQEEVLSLFRKSGALLQGHFILRSGLRSAYFFQCARVCEDLAAVTRLATMLIDKLDNVDCETVVAPAMGALCLGQEVARQLGKRFIFLDKIDGKLELRRGFKFKPGEKVLIVEDVITKGGRVQESLDVTRQHAADPVAVTVLVDRSQGQARFDVPLVSLLEMSFPVYEPDNLPEELKNIPAIKPGS, encoded by the coding sequence ATGAATACGATGCAAGAAGCAACACAAGAGGAAGTTCTTTCCCTATTCCGTAAAAGTGGCGCGTTACTCCAAGGTCATTTTATTTTAAGATCCGGCCTGCGAAGTGCTTACTTCTTTCAATGCGCACGTGTCTGTGAGGACTTAGCAGCTGTTACCCGCCTAGCAACCATGCTTATTGATAAACTTGACAACGTTGATTGCGAAACCGTTGTTGCCCCGGCAATGGGCGCGCTCTGTCTCGGTCAAGAAGTGGCTCGCCAACTTGGAAAGCGCTTTATTTTCCTGGATAAAATAGATGGCAAATTAGAACTGCGCCGTGGATTTAAGTTTAAACCGGGAGAAAAAGTCTTAATCGTAGAAGACGTTATCACCAAGGGTGGCCGAGTACAGGAATCTCTTGATGTCACTCGCCAACATGCTGCCGATCCTGTGGCAGTCACCGTTTTGGTAGACAGAAGCCAAGGGCAAGCACGCTTTGATGTCCCTTTAGTTTCCTTGCTAGAAATGTCTTTCCCTGTCTACGAGCCCGATAATTTACCCGAAGAGCTCAAAAACATCCCCGCAATCAAACCGGGAAGTTAA